Within the Catalinimonas niigatensis genome, the region AAAGATCATATTTACTTGGAATGGGGTAAAGGAGAAAGAAACATCGTCTTTTTACATTATTTCGGTGGATCGGCGCAAAGCTGGCAGTGGGTTGCTGAAAAGCTTTTCCTTGATTTTCGTTGTATCGCTCTTAACCTTCCCGGTTTTGGAAATACGCTTCCCCTTGAAAACCCTTCCATTGCAGGTTTTGCACAATGGATTCACAAACAACTTGTCTTACTGGATATTTTTGATTGTACCATCGTTGGTCATTCTATGAGTGGAAAAATTGCACTTCAACTTGCCGCCACGCAAACTGAAATAGAAATTGATCATCTGGTACTCTTGGCTCCCTCTCCTCCCACCTATGAACCTATGCCTCAAGCCGAAAGGGAAAGGATGTTGATCCATCCGGATCGTAAGGAAGCTGAACAAACAGTGAAACAGGCTACGGTAAAAAAACTTACCCCTGAGCGAAAAGAATTAGCGATTGAAACTCAATTAATCATTGATTCCACTACCTGGCGTTGGTGGTTACAGAAAGGCATGCAACACTCCATTGCTGAGCTCATGCCTCAAGTGGATGTTCCCACCACGCTATTGGTTTCTGAAGATGATCCGGTTATTTCAATAGAGACTGTGCAGAAAGAAATTGTCCCTTTTTTACCGAAAGCTCAGCTTATTCTTGCCCGCAATACAGGCCATCTTATTCCCCTGGAAGATCCGGATTGGGTGGCAGAACAAATCAAGAATATTGCTAAATAAAAGCTATCCTAGATCTACATTAAGAAGATCAGCTAAGCAGGGTTTTATTATTGCTGAACCTGAGCTTCATTTTCCACAAAAATCTCTTTTCAACTGTTGAGTAATATGTATACCTCCTAGCTGACTGGCAATCTCCAGGGCAGCACAGGCTTCTTCATCTTTTCTCTTTCCTATATTGATAAGTGCTAAATTTCGGTAGGCGTAAGAGTTATTGGGGAAATATGACAAAGAAACTTCCAGTTCTTCGTTGGCTACTGTAAGATTTCCCAGTTGTATATTGGCATAGCAGCGGTTATTCCAGGCAGAGCCAATCGTCAATGAATCCCTGGCTATTTGTAAAGTACTGTCGGCATAAGCAATAGCTGTCTCATGGTTTCCCAACTCATTGTGGTAAAAAGAAAAATTTAGTGTTCCCACCGGATCAGTGGGGTGGTATTTTCTTAGTTTTTGCAAAAAATGAAAGGCAGAGTGATAATTACCTGCTTCACCAAACAAATACCCCAAATGTACCAGTGTAACCCGGTCAGTAGGATATTTTTTAATGATCTCAATATAAGTGTAAAATGAGGAATCATATTGCTGCAACATGCGATACGACCTGGACTTGAGGTGCATTAATTGAAGTTGTACCGTATCATGAGGCTGATGTTTTTTCAGGTAGCTTTTTGTGGCATCTATCACCTTTCGGTAATTTTTTGCTTTAAAGTTTGATTGCATGCTGAGCAGGATATCATCCTGGGCATCGGCCAAAGTACAAGTAAATAAGATCAGTATGCCGATTAGTATCTTTATGAATGCCCCCATGTCTTTCTTTTTATGAATTTGCAGCATGCCATGCATGTTGCTTTCTTATTATCCTAAGGGTTAATGATAGCAGGAAACCGTCTTTGTTTTTTGGGGAAGAACAGTGATTAGTCACTCATGTAGTTTAATATAACCTAAGAGAGAATCTATTGATTGGATCATCACAACTTCAGGCAAATCATTATTAAAGCACTATGAATTATTTTGGCATTGCAGTTACTGAAGAAGTTGGGCTACCCGAAACTTTAAAAGAGGAATAATAAGGTAAGTATTTACCACCGAGAAAGTTGATTTTAAGAAATGTACTCTCCTGAAAACTCCCATGTTTTAGCTTTCCTATATTTTATAAGGCATACTCCAGCTCAAAGATATATTTTACTTTTGCTGATTCAGCAGTATCTTCTTCATTGGGATAATCAAGTGAAAGTTGTATATGAGTATCATTATTACTTAAAATATAATCTACAACATGGCTGTCTATAACCAGCTGGGAGGATTCTTTTCCAGTTTCGAATTGCCAAAAGCCTTTTGCTAAAAAAATATCCAACCCATTTTCAGCATCATAATCTCCATATACATTTACTTCACGATAACTCACTTGTCCTTTGAAAATGATGGTAAAACCGGAAAATTCATGAGTAACATCAGATTCCGAGCGAGTTACGCTCACCACACTCCAGGTTTTATCAACAATTTTTTGAGTCAAAGCTTCAAGCTCTTTGACTTTAGGGGTATATAAATGGGAAGAATCATCATACTTATCATCCTCTTCTGAACAAGCCAATATCAGGCTTATTAAAAACACCAATCTGACTGAATTCTTCAGTTTTATCCCTCTGTAGCTATGAAATGCATTCAATAGTTTCATGAACGTAATAATAGAAAGAAAGTCCTAAATGAAAATGTTACTACATACTTTTCTTATCAGTCAGATTTAGCGATACAAATATTGAAAAAGTCTTCTCAAATACTGGTTAGAACTTATGTTAATGATGGCTGAGTCTTTATTTTACCAGGCATTACAGAAGATATTTCTATTCTATACTGCTATATAGATTGGAATCGTTTAATATTTTCGTCTCATGCTTAGGGTAGGCCGGGTCCATTTTTCCTACGCTACTGACTTCCGGATTTATCCATCTTATCAATTGATCGTCTTTAAAATAAAAACGATTTTTCACTGTTGATCTTTCTGTTTCTTTGAACCCTTCTAACCATTTAGGTTTTTTGTAAACGGTCCAAATTTTATCCACAAAGAATAAATTATTGTCTTTAAAGTAATACTCAGAAGTTAAGTCCTGACGGTCTCCATAAAAATCTACTACGATCTTCACAATTTGTACTCCTTCAAAAAACTTAGTCATATGGACATTGCCTAATCTGTATATCTCCTCTCCTTCCATTGAATACCGCTCAGCATTGATATCTTTATTTATTTGTATATCAGCATATTCTACTTTTCTA harbors:
- a CDS encoding alpha/beta fold hydrolase gives rise to the protein MDKDHIYLEWGKGERNIVFLHYFGGSAQSWQWVAEKLFLDFRCIALNLPGFGNTLPLENPSIAGFAQWIHKQLVLLDIFDCTIVGHSMSGKIALQLAATQTEIEIDHLVLLAPSPPTYEPMPQAERERMLIHPDRKEAEQTVKQATVKKLTPERKELAIETQLIIDSTTWRWWLQKGMQHSIAELMPQVDVPTTLLVSEDDPVISIETVQKEIVPFLPKAQLILARNTGHLIPLEDPDWVAEQIKNIAK
- a CDS encoding tetratricopeptide repeat protein: MGAFIKILIGILILFTCTLADAQDDILLSMQSNFKAKNYRKVIDATKSYLKKHQPHDTVQLQLMHLKSRSYRMLQQYDSSFYTYIEIIKKYPTDRVTLVHLGYLFGEAGNYHSAFHFLQKLRKYHPTDPVGTLNFSFYHNELGNHETAIAYADSTLQIARDSLTIGSAWNNRCYANIQLGNLTVANEELEVSLSYFPNNSYAYRNLALINIGKRKDEEACAALEIASQLGGIHITQQLKRDFCGK